The Trichomycterus rosablanca isolate fTriRos1 chromosome 13, fTriRos1.hap1, whole genome shotgun sequence sequence gttaaggtactggactagtaaacagaaggttgccggttcaagtcccgccaccaccaagttgccactgttgggtccctgagcaaggcccttaaccctcaattgctcattgtgttcagctcattgtgtaagtcgctttggataaaagcgtctgctaaatgctgaaaatgtaaatgtaaatgtcacagTTTCTCCCTCTCacacttgccagctcctctgttggcaaaccTGCTCTTTCTCACAAAGCCATGATAATGGGCTGCTCAGTCCGGTCCGATTTTCTGTTGGTGTGTAATGCCAGCACACTTATCTCTTTGTGGAAACTCAATCAGTGTTGCAGTGTTTTCGGATCACAGAACCGCCCTGGGAGAGCGGATTGCCCTAGAGGCGGTGTGACATCTATTTTTCGGAGTGGGCTACTCCTGTAAATCCTTGTTTTGCACAGGGTATGCCAGATGGTGTGGCATTAGTGCCACTTATGTATTGCCGGTCTTGTTGGTTCCGAGTGTTCCCTATCATCCCTTTTTTCCAAGAACTGAGTTGTCACAGATGGCATGggcagcctgtcatattgtgacaaacAATTCTTAGCTCTGCATTATTCGTGTTCTATCAACTTTCATCGTGGATCcggctgtggatgtttttgtcgttcatttgttactttgtttgttattttgacCTCCAATTGTCACCTTTTTTGGTTAGTggcttttagccacagtattgtttacCTCAATTACATTTCTTGCATTTGGGTTCTTTGTTATTCTTGCAGGTGCTGGGCTTCACTTTGCGTTTGACTCCTCGTGACCCGAGTAGGTATGTATAGTACAGGTAGGTATGTATATTATGGGTAGGTATGTATATATCCACTAAAAAGGAATGAGATAGCTGGTTGTGTGTAACACCCACAACCCATATGAAAGTTAAaccaacatttattatatttttctgCTTTAATACCAGCTGGCACTCTGACATTTACGTGCTTTTGGCGACATCTGCTGGTGAAGTATTGCAATTGTATGTGTACTTGCAAGTCCCAGACTGAGTATCCCTGTCTTGTGTTGCATAATGTTTCCCAGTTTCAGGCTGCAATCTACCATCTCAGTTCTGTcctgaattaaaaacaattttGCTTAAAATTATGgtaaattatttcattatttgtgGTAAATTGTGTTGTCGCTAATGACTTTCTTTGTAAAGAGACACGATTTTAACCCCAGTGCTCCAGTGTATTCCTACTACTTACCTACTAGAGAGTGTTTTCTTAAAAGTGGGCATTTAGTATATTTATAAAGGAGCAccaaattgaataaataagcaaatcTCCAGCTTTTTAAATCATTGTTAAAACAATATGTAGACAGtatgtatacattatatattatgttatatatcTTTTACatctttaattttaatttttatcaacCTCCTTGTCCTGGTTAGGATCGCGGTGGGCCTACTTTCAATCTATCGCAGGGCTTCGGTCCTCACAAGCACGAATTTGAAGTTGATTCAAACATTCCTGATATCGTAAGTGAAGGTAGGAACTAAATACGTAGTTAATGTTGCATTACGGAACTGTTATTGGTGTACATGGATGCTGCAGGCTTGCTTTAACATAGCAACCGTTAGCTTTTGCAGTTTGGTTTAGTTTTGAAtgcgtttattattttaatattagttGTTTATAATGGAAAGTGATATACTGGATGGACTGGATCAAGTCGGGTAAGCAAGATTATTTTTTGGGAAGCTGTTATTGTAGACTTGTTAGCATGTTTGCTAGTAGCATTAGCCTTTggtgtgttcagctcattgatAAGAGAAAGATCACACGGTACGCCGGTGATagtcttttttcattttcttcttcttattaattattatgcatactattattattatttgtttatttatattttaagcaaaACGTCTACGGTACAAATACAATAGTTAAAACATTAAACGCGCACATGAATTAGGGTAAGATAACATTGTTCCGTACACTTGCACACTTTTTTGCAACCACACGTCAGTGTAACAACATTGCAGGAGGATATTTGATTTCAAACACTTAGGGAGGGACTCAGGCGCATTTCAACCTGttatatatttcattttattaagtCACATTTGAAGTAAAAGTCTTAATTACTATCTTGCTCTCACATAGATCTTCCATGCTGACACAGGACACAACTGCCATAAACCAAACCATTAACAAAGCTCTAAAGTTTGACAAATCTTGCTTGCAAATAATCAATTATCAGTAAATCGTATCAGTATTAATTGAATTAACCGAGCTATAATATCTGAATCAGATCAGAAATTAACAATGGTATATCCCTagtaaatattaaatagtaaataaatatttttcagtAAAATAACAGGTTAAAATACCTAATTTTGTGGTGGAGAAAAAAGGGACATAAGcagttttcagtttttttttgttatttcaaCCTGcatataatgaataataatttaaattcattttaaaacttaaaacaactgtataaaacactgcattcttacaagaataaaaaacattaaaacattaaaatgaattcattaaaatgaatgaaaagaaTTGACAAGAAAGTTAACttatataattatacattttatttttatagttattatataattattatatttctgtaaatatatttttagaaattataatattattatagttaaacataataaagccataattactgtaaaaaaaaaaaaaaaaaaagctgcataaatattttgggcggcacggtggctcagtgagtagcactgtcgccttacagcaagaaggtcctggtcctAGATcctagatccccaggtggggcggtctgggtttttttctgtatggagtttgcatgttctccccgtgtctgcatgggtttcctccgggagctcaggtttactccaaagacatgcaagtgaggtgaattggagatacaaaattgtccatgacatgtGTTTGAATctgtgtttctgtcatgaatgtaaccaaagtgtaaaacatgacgataaaaaccttataaataaataaacaaacataaatattttaatagtggtcatgtttttttaaatgctgcatGTTTAAAACATTAATCATTATTGATGATTGtatatcctttttttttttagtattataattttttaaactttgtttcatttcattatAAGTTCAaagtttgtgtttatatttagcaTTTATAACAGTAGTTCTTAACCTGTTTCTTATCTGTGCCACAATGGATTGCAACAGTAGCCATAAGCCATTGGCTGTGCATAAATGTATAGCAAAAATAGACCTTTGGAAGTGTGAGCTACACCTTCATATGTCACAGGCCTTTTTATGAATGGTTAAGAATGCCTGATTCATAACATTCACTCTGATTAAGATCTGTTTATAGTgaatactaaaataataaagtgaaatgCTTCTTATTACTGAAATAATCACTTTTAAAATTATCATGCAGCCCGACACTTCAACCTGTCTACTTTTTGTGTTGCTGAATACAAGCTTAAAATATTGAAGATACTAGTGTTCTGATTTAATCCATACTGGGGTTTTTTTACAGCTACTGTAAAGCACTGGACGAGAAAGAACTTACAACAGCTTGTGAACAGGGGTTCAACTCTCAGGAGTTTATACATCTGTGTTCATGGTTATTGTCAAAACTTCACAAAGACTACGAGGGTCAGAATGCAGAAACACAAGGTAATTCTAGTAtcatacagtatttgtttacATGCCAACATCCAAATCCATACTACTAAactaaatagtatgtttaaatagAATTATTTCACTTAGAATTGGGTAAGACATGACACTATCACAATTTCTAATTTTACAATTTTAACTTTACCACATCTATGTTGACATGTTTTGACAGACAAACCTGAAAATGTGAAGCTTTATTTAAGCAAGTTGCTGGGGGAGCTGTTTTGTCCATACAAATATGTTGATTCAGAGCTGAAGAGCAAAAAGGATCACCTAAAAATTCTTTGTAAGTTTCATGACACATTTTAACTATAAAAGCTTGTTTACACCTgacacattaaaaaataaaaaacatttcatttcacaCTAGCTGCATCTGACTGTCACTTTGTGCTGTtttcgctttgaataaaataaagcataaatTTTACACTTACAGTGAATAAATTATAATACAATAGAGTTGGGGTTTTCACCATGGTTAAGTAAGAATTACATCCCATGTCAACTCTGCTATGTTCCAAATTGTGTTATATGCAATATAATACTGATGCTATATTCTTAATGTGAAATAGAAAGCCATTCAGATGCAGTTTGAAGGTGAATTTATTACAATAAGACACATTAAGTATTAACACTGTATTAAGATCATTTCTTTCTCCTGTGTGCTTATTTCAAGTAGTGCATATGAAACACAATTTAGACATATCACGTTTGGTTTGACCTATGGTTTGTATGTAATACCTTTTAAGGACACAGTGCTTACCCTCATGCATTTGGTCTAAATTTGGGGTAATCTAAAAATTGTAACTTTGGATTTTGGATTGTATTGCAGTGTTTTTAGTATCAGAACTTCAAGCTGCACAGATCCTTACAAGCAAAAGGTCAAATTGCACAAAGGTTGAAGAACAGATATCACCTCTTCAAGATCTCCAAGCAATTTGTAAAGTACTAAACCTCCCAGAGCCGGACCACCAGCCGACAACAGACCTATTTTCAGCATTAGAAAATAATGTACGTACACCCTAGATGCCTGTCACTTAAAACCCtaaatgtcatttttgtttcataaaatatgatGGAAAGAAAACATGGCATGGTTGAATGTAAGAAAGTATTAGTTCGGCGgcatagtggctcagtgggtagcactgtcgcctcacagcaagaaggtcctgggtttgattcccaggtggggcggtccgggtcctttctgtgtggagtttgcacgttctccccgtgtctacatGGGAGATTATGGGTCCCAAAGTGGTTTGGTGGACTCCTAGAGCTTTAAAAATTGATTCAGCTGTTACTTTTTTTGCGTAGTTCTTTCAGAATTTCAATACTTTCTGGCATAGTGTTTCTGTAGAAACTTTAAGAGGACTTTTTAATGTTGTTGGTGTGGGGTAAGATAATTgagatttatattttacagcagACTGCAATCAAGCTTGTGTGTGCTTACATGGTTAATTTAGGAACTAAGAGGGTAGTAAGGTCTTGGAGAGCTTTGTTcatgtaataaatacaattatggaTTAAAATATGTTGTTTATACCCATTCTTACCCTTTTGTAATCATGCAATGCAGAATATTTTAAGATTTAGTCTGACATATATGCATGCTGAAAAGAGGCAGTTACCTTACTGCTGTATGTAAGTATTTTTGTCTTGTTTCAATTTATTAGATCAAGATTTTGCTTCAGAAAGTTCCAGAGAAGCATATTTCAAAACCAGTCTTGAAGCAGGCTCTCAGCAGTGAACAATGGGTAAGCAACTTTACTGCCATGGAAGTAGACTTGGTATGTGACAATGTTCATTTTTGTTACAGTTTGGTAATTGAACACAAGTTTTATGAGGTACTTGTGGGATGCTCATTTTTATTCCTGAAGGTGTGAAAGCCACTTGTAGGTTGTCCAAGAGAGGTTGGATGGAGAAGATCTTATTGAACATTTTGCCAGTCTTATTTGTAAGTTCTTGTGTAGTAGAGGTGCAGTTACCATCCTCCTTCATGTTCtcagtaataatacataaactGTAGTTTAAATACTGTTCATCCTATGTGCACTTTGAATTGGCCCTTGCTGCTTATTTGTGCGTTATAAACCCAGTTCTTATTTCTGCCACCCATTTCTTGCTTCTCTTTGGCTAAGAGTTTTAATAAAGGAGGCTCGACCTTCACCTTTGTCAAAAATAGCTCCCTTTTTAATAAAGTTAAACTATTAACTGTATCAAAGTCCCTTCAAATTGTATCATACTGAATTACTGAATGTTGCTTGAAACTCCGATATTTAGCCCTTAACCATTAAAGGTATCATGATAAAAATGAATGGTGTAGTGTTTTAGAGTAGcagaatattttgttaatatgcaGTTGCATcatgaaagccatcaaacctcaataaGATGGAAGCTTCTGCACAAAAAAGAATAAGCAAAGATTCCACAGGAGATGGGTCAGAAGCTTGTTGAAATTGCTGGTTTGCGATTTGGAAAAAAATGTCCAAGTACTGAGGCTAAGGGGCTCAATAATATTTCACATGgacagtaattttttttttttacatgttgttAATATATGTTGATGTTAATTATAACAACAGTCGCCAGCCAAAACAATGAGGGACATTTTTAACCTGAATAAAAGTTAGAGATACTTCTGTGGACTCATCTCATACACCCATAATCTGAAAAGGctgtatttttaatgtacttaTTTGGTTGTGAAATAAAAAGTGAGAGTTGTTTtccatttgtacattttatgtAAGAtacttatttgtatttgttcatttgtttgtattttatttgcagaGGCAGCTAGAGAAGATAAACCGCGTTCTCTCTGCAGACTATGAGTGTCGTCGGCGCATGTTAATCAAACGACTGGACGTCACTGTGCAGTCTTTCAGCTGGTCTGACCGAGCCAAGGCAAGTTCAACCACAGCTGTTTATGTTACTTACCTTATCTGTGCTTTGTATTTCAACTACAGGCCtcagtttaataaaataattgcattactttgttaaacttttttttttattaggcaAAAACTGACACGATGGCCAAGGCCTATCAGCCAAAAAGACACTCACTGACACTAAAGTCATCAGTTAGTCTTGCTCACCTACTGGCTGCTCGAGAAGATGTCTGCAACGTTGTGAAGACGAGCAGTGGATCCTGCAGAGAGAAAACTACCTGTGCTGTGAACAAAGTAAATGCAGATTGTGCTTTTGTGTGCACACGTATTCTTAATGATACAatcataattacattttaattgaaTCTTAAATTAGGATAGGGTTGTTATTGAATTTTTAGAAGTATGATAGTCACCAAAGGcttcatttatataaaaaatatatgtaaaacgCTCCTATATGCTGATGTTTTAACATTTCCTGAAGGTTTCCACAAACAATTTAGAAAATAtttctaaataattaaaaaagaatcTGTGTTCTGTTTGCTGATTTGCAAATCATCTTAAAATGATTATGTATGAGACAATGCATGCATTTACTAGAATGCCCTTAAACATTACTATATAAACAAGAAGGATTAATGTTGTTTAATGTAattctcttatttatttattcatgtcagTAATCATTTAGTCAAAcagtaaacaaataaaccatTTATTGTTACTGCTGGACCAGGTTCTGCTGGACCAGTTTCAGAgagcactgtgcaaaaaaaatgtaataattatgtagaaatacagtggaacctcgatttaacggactaaaCAGGGGGTGCACTGGTCTGTAAAattagttgttgtttttttcaggGGGTGTGAAAATATgtgaaaacacagcactaaggtccacaaaagtgctaaacatgcacatatgataaacaataaaatgaacaatgtaaatagatatataaatatgtaatgtcaataaatattaaaattggtttACTTAACCATTGGAGAGAAATTTCATCACCTTGTGTGGTGAAGATTTTTTTGCCGTGATCGTAGTGGGGACTATTGTAGTGGAGAGGATCTATTATTCGGAGTCACTTAATTttcaaaaattaagcataaaacagagaaaaaggtGAGAACAAATCGAGACTCTCGACAAAATAAACCCTATCAATCATGTAAACAtaaactatctatctgtctaccttCCAACCTACCTACCTGAGGCTGTACTGGACCTGACCTTGTTCCTGCAACAGCGGCTCCATTGTATTGTTGCAGCATTGGCAGGAGAGGTGGCGgaataaaaacagaacaaaaagaatAATTGAAATTCATTGTGTATTATGTTGCATCATTAATCCTAATTGTCTGTGTTTATAATAACAGTATTTAGTGAAATAAAATTTTTGCAGTTATTAGATATaactttgttgtttttgttaaatGTGATGTAAATTCATATTTTCAATGAATAACTGTTATGTCATATTTTAGCACATccattattttctttcttaatCCCCAGGTCCTGATGGGAAGGGTTCCTGATCGGGGTGGAAGGCCGTCTGAGATTAACCCACCTCCTCCTGAGATGCCCCCTTGGCAGAAGAGACAGGATGGCGGAGGAGGAAGAGGTGGATTTAGGGGAGGTGGATATGGAGGTGGAGGACGTGGAGGAGGAGGTAGGGGAGGTGGATATGGAGGTGGTGGacgtggaggaggaggaggtgggagacatggaggaggaggaggaggaggtgggagaCATGGAGGTAGCGGACACGGTGGATGGGGCAGAGGAGGCAGTGGTGGAGGACGAGGACAGTGGAGTGGCCGAGGGGGATACTACCAACACTAACAGTATTTTTTCTTATAAGTTGGGTACAGTGTTGGATTGGACACATGATAAAAGCTGTTGGGATGTATCACTACAAACCAGAGAACAATGacttttattagtattagtatttttaaaGAACGTCATACAGGTAATGTGATGAAGTTTAGGATGATGTGTAAATCATGATCAAAGAGGCACTGCTGATTCAACCATGATAATGGAAGTGAAAATATTTTTCGTTAAAAGACCCATTTTTTATGTGAATCCCCACATTAAAGTCAGAAGACAGTGGACATTTACAGTGTAAAAAGTGAAAAATAGGAAGATAAATATAGCCGTAATGTATTTGGTTTCATTTCTCCTTTTATGTAACTTCTTTACTTACTattagatgatgatgatttaaGTCTGGAAATccagcattttttttgttttggaaaTGAAAGAAATGGCAGTGAAAAAAACTTGAACACTGAATAAAGCTGCTATAGTTCAACCCTGGTGCAAGCCCTGAATGTTactgattttatttttgttttctgtttctTATTCACAGCGTTTTAGGACCActgttaaaaacagtaaaaattgtAGACATAATAAAGTGTTAATAAAGTTATATTCATTAAATATAGTTGTGTTTTTAAGAATGAAGCTGTAATATTATGAGAATGCagtcatattttttaaataatattgcaATATCAACTCAAGAATTAAGTCTTAAAGCATACAGTTGTGATAGTTCGAGGATGAAGTAGGCTAATGCTATTGGTGAAACAAatctacgagggatcttcaaaaagtttctgcacttttatatttttgttggaagcggtgagggtgggaggggtagtaattggtcgtgactgagagagcttatagtacggatttagcaccatctgatttctaccttttttggatgctcaaagaagctttaaagggaagaagattttcatgcgatgattatgtgaaagcagcgctatgcgctcaaccaaaaacattttttgctgatgtccCAGTAAGATGCTggggaaaatgcatcagaaggtgattatgtagaaaagtgatgtcatttgtttttgaaattcttaataaatagagttttaaaaagtgctgaaactttttaaagaaccctcgtacaacgtccctcattttaacacaaggtgGTTGCGATATTCCTTTTGCACACCCTTTGGCTATCATTTTTTAAACAGTGGTCCTAAAATGCAGTCATACTTTCAGGGTATAAACCTTTTATCTCGATTTTTAATTATGATCACGTGCTGATAAGACCTTATTTTGTATTTGACTAAATcagttttaaatttgtttaaagtATTTAAAAGAATGGAAGGTTGTCATAGCACCAGTAAGGCTGAGGTGAAAAGTTTGCAAACTTTTTGCCCCTCACCTAATTTCTTATATACACCGACCtataacatacagtgtatcacaaaagtgagtacacccctcacatttctgcaaatatttcattatatcttttcatgggacaacactatagacatgaaacttggatataacttagtcagtgtacaacttgtatagcagtgtagatttactgtcttctgataactcaacacacagccattaatgtctaaatagctggcaacataagtgagtacaccccacagtgaacatgtccaaattgtgcccaaatgtgtcgttgtccctccctggtgtcatttgtcaaggtcccaggtgtaaatggggagcagggctgttaaatttggtgttttgggtacaattctctcatactggccactggatattcaacatagcacctcatggcaaagaactctctgaggatgtgagaaatagaattgttgctctccacaaagatggcctgggctataagaagattgctaacaccctgaaactgagctacagcatggtggccaaggtcatacagcggttttccaggacaggttccactcggaacaggcttcgccagggtcgaccaaagaagttgagtccacgtgttcggcgtcatatccagaggttggctttaaaaaatagacacatgagtgctgccagcattgctgcagaggttgaagacgtgggaggtcagcctgtcagtgctcagaccatacgccgcacactgcatcaactcggtctgcatggtcgtcatcccagaaggaagctgacgcacaagaaagcccgcaaacagtttgctgaagacaagcagtccaagaacatggattactggaatgccctgtggtctgacgagaccaagataaacttgtttggctcagatggtgtccagcatgtgtggcggcgccctggtgagaagtaccaagacaactgtatcttgcctacagtcaagcatggtggtggtagcatcatggtcttgggcagCATGAGTgttgagtgttgctggcactggggagctgcagttcattgagggaaacatgaattccaacatgtactgtgacattctgaaacagagcatgatcccctcccttcgaaaactcatggcagttttccaacaggataatgaccccaaacacaacctccaagatgacaactgccttgctgaggaagctgaaggtaaaggtgatggactaaacccaattgagcacctgtggcgcatcctcaagtggaaggtggaggagttcaaggtgtctaacatccaccagctccgtgatgtcatcatggaggagtggaagaggattccagtagcaacctgtgcagctctggtgaattccatgcccaggagggttaaggcagtgctggataataatggtggtcacacaaaatattgacactttgggcacaatttggacatgttcactgtggggtgtactcacttatgttgccagctatttagacattaatggctgtgtgttgagttattttcagaagacagtaaatctacactgctatacaagttgtacactgactactctaagttatatccaagttttagttctatagtgttgtcccatgaaaagatataataaaatatttgcagaaatgtgaggggtgtactcacttgtgtgatacactgtaggtcactgtacataacataacattatgaccactgacaggtgaagtgaataacactgattaccttctcatcacggcacctgttagtgggtggaatatataaggcagtaagtgaacattttatcatcaaagttgatgtgttagaagcaggaaaaatgggcaagcataaggatttaaaCGAGTTTGATAAGCggcagattgtgatggctagacgactggctcagaacatcttcaaaactgcagctcttgtggggtgttttggGTCTTTCTGTGGtcaatatttattaaaagtggtccaaggaaggaacagt is a genomic window containing:
- the fam98b gene encoding protein FAM98B is translated as MESDILDGLDQVGYCKALDEKELTTACEQGFNSQEFIHLCSWLLSKLHKDYEGQNAETQDKPENVKLYLSKLLGELFCPYKYVDSELKSKKDHLKILLFLVSELQAAQILTSKRSNCTKVEEQISPLQDLQAICKVLNLPEPDHQPTTDLFSALENNIKILLQKVPEKHISKPVLKQALSSEQWRQLEKINRVLSADYECRRRMLIKRLDVTVQSFSWSDRAKAKTDTMAKAYQPKRHSLTLKSSVSLAHLLAAREDVCNVVKTSSGSCREKTTCAVNKVLMGRVPDRGGRPSEINPPPPEMPPWQKRQDGGGGRGGFRGGGYGGGGRGGGGRGGGYGGGGRGGGGGGRHGGGGGGGGRHGGSGHGGWGRGGSGGGRGQWSGRGGYYQH